Genomic window (Rhododendron vialii isolate Sample 1 chromosome 4a, ASM3025357v1):
tggaaaaattcaaacttttttcgcCGCTAGTTACTAAATATCAATGAATTCTTGATAAAAATGTAGTTTTGTAAGTTCTCGCTTCACAGACCAGACGgggtatatatgtacacacatgtattctcccattttccgatcgaatttcgatgatccgagccgctcaatgtgtttagaacgtgattttaagggtaccaataaaaattggcaaaaaaaatgaccgggaagggcttcatccgagcagattttgtttgaaccattcgataaaaaaacaaacaaaaactgatcggatgaagcctttcccggtcattttttttgctgatttctcgcgggtacccttaaaatcacgttctgaacacattaagcggctcggattatcgaaattcaatcagaaaagggaggtccgcattttattaaaataaggtggtccttacgggagacgaactatatacatatatatatatatatagagagagagagagagagagagagagagagagagagagagagagtggctgACCCTTAGAGGTGCTCTGGTCCGAGTCATTCTCTGATCGATTAACTACTGAGAGTCCGCGACGACGCCAATTATGAGTCTACACAAGGGTATAAgaaaacaaataccacaactATCAGTGATAATCTGTATGTATAACCGTGCGCTTGCCCAGGGTTTTTGGAAAAACGGAAGTTACCTTGTTGTTGGCGAAAGTGCAGGAGGAGAATTTGTGATTTGGAATTGGGGGGATTTGGAGGGAATTGGAATTAGGGTTTGGAATAGGAGGCAGAACAGAGCAGTAGACAGAGAGCGCCATTTTTTTCATCCGCAATTCTAACCCCGTCCACGAGACTCTTTCGCAGTGAGAGTGAGGTGAGTGAAAAGAGCCGTTGCTTTTCCCAGTCGTCTTCTAAGATATGGGTACCATTGTTGAGCATTCGCGGCAATTCTCCAACCGTTTATTTCACTttggagagaaacttatttactgAGCCCGCTGCAAAGCGGTTCTTTACCTAGTTGACTGATACTGTCCGTTTCAACATTGGATGGCCCGGATTAAAAACACATATGGACGATTGAGATTTTGCTTCGTAAACACTTGTTTACAGCTGCTctataaacaagattttctcttcaatttcatCAACCATATCACTCGAGTACCCCGAAAGTTGGGTGATTGTCCTATGATCCCATACCACCACAGCCCGTATCTCACTTGAGTCCCCCGAAGAGAATTCTGTATCTGTTTTGACATGGCCGGAAGCATGGTGGACAAGCTAAAGAGAGAGTAATAGCATGTGTAGTAAACGTGTGGCCCGTGTTAGTCATGTTATAAGTAGTAAATATATTAGTGTGAGACATGTAATGTCATAAATGTGTTAGTAAGCATCGCGTGATCTAATAAACAATGTGATAATAGTATGAGTCATGTGACTCGTGTGATCTAGTGATTATCATACGGTGTCATTGAAGTCTCCGTGAGGCCTATAAATAAGGAACTTTGGGGCAAGAGGGCTGTATATTCCATAGACATATATTGATGACTGATGAGGTTCGTAAGATAGTGCGACTGTGCTTGGCAGACGGTGGATTCCGTACGGGGAGTAATGTCAAGGTGGattaattggaaaaatattaGTAACAACTTAGTAGCCTAATCTGTTTCACAGTTCAATCGATTGGCACCATAACTTCAGCGAGAGTCATAACAAGCAACATTGGACTGATCAAACAAGGACCCATCTCCTTTGCCTGACAACGTAAGCTTAACAGTGCATGTATTTAGTCAACAGTACATGCATTTTCTTATAGCCCAGCAGTGTGCACATCAGATTGCAAGTGGACAATATGGACGGATCCTCAATCTCAATTAAGCATGGGTAAGGAATCAGGCTACTTGGTGTGTTTCTGACGTTACTAAAAACTCATTAAAAGATTCTGCAAACATGaataaacagaaaagaaaaatggaaaatacaaCTAGATGTGAAGGAGAGTATGGCCATGAAGGTCTTTGCAGTACATGTTGTATACTTTTCCACAAGTGAAGTGCTTGAACTTCAAAACACACCTAATCTAATTACTCAAAAGCATCGCTCACAATGTTACTTGAAGCTTCAACGAGCTGGCTGTCTGGGGACAGGTTAAAGCAGGGCCTGCTGGGCTTGCTTCTCATGAGATTGGATGAGGTAATCAGAAAAGGGATCATAAACCGGGCGAAGCAAAAGCTACTCAGGCTAGCTGTTCACATTGTCATCCAATCATAATTTAGCGAATCTGTGTAGGAGAAAGTATCGGGAGACACCCAAATATATATAGCTTCAGTTTAGCAATGTCAATCGCTGTTGCACAACAACATAAATGCTTGAGGGAACCTAAGCCcaaacttttctttctttatttgagGTCAAAAAGTGTACAATGAGGTGGATAATATGGTTCTCAATAACTACATCCGATGATGAATAACAAAGTCTGGAATGCATTGCTAGTTATTTATCAAAAACGAGTAGTTATTTGGACAAAGTCGATCTGGAATGCATTGCTAGTTGTTTATCAAAAACGAGTAGTTATTTGGGCAAACAGAGCCTTGAAATCCTTTGTCGGTGTGCCAGTGCCCTCAGGCTTTGAGGCCAAGTCAAATGCCTTAAATTTGGCCTCCTCAAACTGTAGTGCCTGTTCGCAAAAGAGGAATACGTTATATGCTACGAAGACAAAAAAtcgttcaaacaaaaaaagaatattcAGCTTCAGGATTGTGCTAAGAGAAATCAAGGGGCATATAACTTCCTTAAGCCACAATACTTCGGACATAAATACCTGAACGCAGACTTCCGCAACATCAGCCCTGGCAATAGTCCTTGTTTCTGTCTGTAGAAGCTCATCATCCTTTCCAATAAGTAATTCCCGAATACCGCCTTCTTTGTCTTGCAGGCCTCCAGCCCTTTATCATAAGAAAGATGCAAGAATCAGGTTTCAAAAACGACACGTTGTTGATATGAGTCACAAAATCAATGTTAATGATGGTAACTAGCTAAATATAACTCTTATGCTTCAtttgcaaaattttcaataGTAGATAATTTTGAGTTTAAGAAGTGATCAATTTTCACCACTCTAGAATCACCGAGAATGAGCAAGAAGAATAACTTTCAAAGGAATGTATAGTACAAATTCATCACAAACAAATTTCAAAGGACATGGGACTCTAATAGACTGAAACTATCGGGATAGCAAGAAGTATAACTTTATGAAAACAAATACCGCAACTTTGAATCTCTACCTTCCCCTTAACATTTAGATAGCATTTTACAGGGCTATCTGAATGTTACCAAAACTACCTATCTTCTACTTCATGGTTTGTATTCAGTCAATAATGCAAAGAGAACTTTATAAAttctcacaaaaataaaaagtaaaaagagaaGGACATACCTGATAATAGTGTATGGGATTCCAGAGTCAGCCAGATACTGTTCAGCCTTTCTCTTCCAAATCTGTAAAATGACAAGGAAATTAGAATAAGTTGTTTTTAGCAGAAATTTCTTATGGAAACAATTTCAAGGAGGAAAAGTAACCCCCAAAAGAAAAACGGAACCAAAAACAGAGTAGGAAAATGGAAGCACTTCATGCTTATGTTATCACAAATGCCTATAAAGGTATCTCATGTTCCAGAGTTGTGAATTGTAATAGACTTCTCAGTGATACACTTCATGGACACGTCAGGGGTGTCAAATGGATTTGCTGGTAGGATCTTGTTAAAGATTAGGAAATTCTTGCTTCTGTGTGAGGGATGATTGTTGACAAATTATAAGGAGAAATGTGAATAATGAAACACTTTGTTGGAACACTTTTGGGAATGAGGCAATGTATATGAAGTAATGGCATGTGCGGATGTAGGCATATTATGTAATTATTATAGTTAAAGCTTTCATTTTGTAATGTGTAACTATATTTCTTTACCGTCTCCCGGATGTGTTGTGGCCTCCATTCTTTGGAAAATTAACATGTCAGAGTCCAATGTCAGTGTTGTCTCGCCCATCTGTGTGCTACTTAGCTTAAAAAATCTCCCAATGTTAGAGACTCCAACCAATTCATCAAGATGGCAGATTCCAACTTCTAGGTACCAACTTGTATGCGTGCATGAGGATCATGGATTCGTTTTGTATTTTAAAGATTTTCTATTAGCAAAAATATTGAGAGGAGATAGCTTAGAAGAGtaaggaaatgcatcacaaagGAACCAAGATCCAAATAAAACTGCAAAgccaagaaaagggaaaaagaagcaaacaacaaaaaagaaactttttgtGAGGagataaaacaaaaaggtaCCGACCAAAATATTTCCATTTCCTATGCTGTTCAAGGGGTTGCTAGTATTTGTGCCTCCCATGGACCCAACAAGAACAATTTGCTTCACTCCTGCAGCTTTAGCTGTACATAAAAACCAAATAATTCAGCTCTCCACACGCCAAACAAACAATAACTGCGAAGATTCAAATGATTTGAAACTGTGTAGAAGACATAACTACGAATAGAAAACCTCACCAGCATCTATTTGATTCTTCTGCCCAATCCAGTCAACCTAACACGAAAACCTATTCAATCAGGGAAACATAAAGGCatgcacacacactcacacataaataaaaaatctcaaataGTAGCAAAAAGTTAAAGCCACGCAGTATTGAATACGTAtcagaacaaacaaacaaaaagtagCTACCTGTTCTGGAAATGCTCCATCTTCAAAGTAGAATTCAGGCCTCTCACCTTTACTTGGGTCAAACCCAGGTTTCATTTTTGGCACAGCACTCGTAAGAATTATGAGAGCATAAATACCTTGGATCGCAGGAACAATACTGTCAACATTCCTTATATCCCCAACAAAAACATCATCTGCACCACCAATTTTCTCCTTGCTCTCCTCCGTTCTGACCAAACCTCTTGCAACATACTGATCTGTCCTCTCCTTCAACTTCCTATAAACAATTTGTCCTGAAAACATCAAGCAACATAGAACAAGTCAGAAGGAATATCTACATTAAATCTGTTACATTAACACCAATGCCAATGTAGCTTAGCAGTTTCGCCTACTTTCACGGTCATAATTAAAGTGGAATGACATATATCATTGAAATAAAAAGAACATTTAGAACAAACAGGTTATCACAATGTAAGCTGGAGTACTTAACAACTAGGTTTTAGTCTGGTCTAATTGGTTCTCTAAAATTGCAGCACCTGATCCAGCACCACAGAAAAGCATTCAGTCATCTTAGTCCTAAACAGAATTTCCCCACCAACATGACGTGTCATTTGTGGTCCATGTATAGGACCAACACACCCACTATCATGGATTTAATGTCAAAAATCCACTCACACGTCATTTGCAGTGAGTTCGCCATACATCTTGTAGATGTTTGCACTAATAACAATAATACACTACTGGATGAGATTATTATCCTGACCAACCACACCTTAGGCCCCATTTAGAACTCTTAGTGAGGGAATATTAGAGGGGATAACCAACATGGTCCCAAGGTATTATATATTCCAATTCCCAATTTTCTATGCAGTGGACTTGTAATCCCTCCACCAATAGTAGGAACCATATATCAggccacaaaaattcataaaagtaaGCCACAAAATTCTAAAGGGCGTACCGTACACACTTTCATGAAATGAGCCAAAAAAACTCATAAAGTGAGCCacgaaaattcataaaaatgaACAACAAAGATTTTCAAAGGTGGTGTGTACCAGAGTTTTTCCCAGGAACTAAATGCCAGATACGAGTCATGCGACGTCCCATGGACTATGCAATTCCCCTGCCTCTACCTCTATTTCAGTAGGGACTGCACCACCTCTGTCCCATAATGCATCTCTCCTTGTTGCCAACTCTAGTCAGTCAGCAAGTTTCAATGACCCTTACCAGTTAGCAAGTTTCCATTTTCCTTCTGAACCAAATGAACTCCAAAAAGACTTGAGGAAAGAGTTGTTTCAACAATAATGTTGATAAGAACTTGATTTCAGAATATCCATAGATTGGTGTCTTTGATTAAATATGTTGGGTGAGCATGTTTGATAATATTGGTAAATATCAAAAACTTGTAAAGCCAACTTTTTATGACAAATGTCTTAAAATTATTCTTTTACTTATGACTTGAGTGGTTTATTTTAAGTTGGTTTATAAGAAATAAATGATAAACGTCAATAGGTTTGAGTTAAATTTTCAGGTTAAATATGTAGGACCAAAGCATTTGTATTTCACCACCGACTCAAATTCTCGAAGCCAACCGCGTAAGCCAATTCCACATCTAATCCAACTAGTGAAACGTGCCCTTAAACCACATCTAGGTGTTAATCTAATATGCCCTAGTGGTCCAAATTGCTCCTGTTACCTCAGATTCTTAAAACTAACACGAGTATGCATTGATTCATCACCCTTTGGGACATCCAACTAGGTCTAATAGTTAAACACTATTCTTTGTGTTCAAAGCATGATGAAGGGAGCTAAAAACGAAAAatgacacccaaaaaaaaaatttaattgcaCTTTTATAACACTTAGTATCTGTCCAATCATGGTTTTCTATCAGCGTTGTTAAATTATCAAACTATGGAACTGCAACCAATGTAACGTTAATCCATACAACCAAAagaaccccaaggggttgggcATGATGGTCAAGGCTTGGGACGTCCGGTTGCTCCCTTCTAGATCTTCGATTCAACTCTTCTGGGGCAGTCCATAGTCTATATGGGGCGCAGTCACGGCTTTCATCAGACCCCACTAGTGTACAGTTGAATTTGTCTGCATGCATTAATTGAGGTGCACATAAGTTGGGTCAGACAATCTAAGTTTGCAGAAGAAAGTCCTTCAACCCAAACACATTAATTTCCACCACATCATCCAAGAAGCCCAAACCCCACAAATAGAAACTTCTCAAATTGTGGATACATACATCAAATACACAAAAAGAACCCAAGGGTTGGCCTTGTGGTCAAGGCCTGAGACTCAGGATTTGTTTCCTCCTTAAGTCTGTTCGAAACTTTTCAGGGGCTATCAACTCCTTAGGGCTAATTCATTTGCAGCAAAGCTCTAACTTTAATTGGGGCCTCGCTAGTTAGCAGAGGTGCGTGTAAGCTACCCGAACACCTGACTATCAAAAAGATATGCAGAAACAGAAGTATACACATATGCATAATATAGGCTCTTGCAATAAAGAGTaaagttaaaaagaaagtgCTACCAGTTCTACCGCCAGCGCCTGTAACAAGGACTGTGCCACCGTTCAAATCGGCCATTGACGAAACCGCAAATAGCCTCTTCGAATCCCTTTTGGAAATCCTCGAACTTCGAGAAAACGGCGACGGAGTTTCTAGAAGTGTTGGAGTAATGAGGGATTTCGACAAAGAGTACTGTTTAGGACATTGACGCAGGGTTGAATTTGACGGCGTAAGGGGTACCAGTGGGACAAGTGTCGCGGTGGCCATTGACGGTGGACTAGTTGGATGGATTACTGTCCATCCGGCGGCGGTTGTCGACCGGTGAGCCCcggaaatgagagagagagagtgtgtgtgtgtttgtttgtttcttagCCGTTAAAAGTAGTTACTTGGGCTGATTTTCTTATCCGATTTTTGCTTGGGTAACCTTATCTTGGGAGGTTCTATTTCCACGTATGTTTTTTATAATTCAACTCCCGATACCAAAGGCTAGCATGGGTGTCGTCTTGCCGGTTTACGAGTTTACCTAAAGGATGTCTATTTGTtggaaaagtcttcaatacacacccctttaaggtgtgtaccatatgcacctattgtatggttcatattgtgccacctcataaaaaattccttgtaggaccggtcattcataacattttatttcgtatcgtaacttttatactaaaaattcgtaactttttatcaatatgattcgtaactttttagcaatagattcataacattttgagaatcataacattttagtgtattttaataagggtgcatatgatacacacccaaataaaatgtgtgtattgtagcacttcccctATTTGTTCCCAATGGTATCACTGCATTCGTGAGATTGtgtaaattttgagaaaatcttttttacgGAGATACTGTAAACAACACACAATCGTGACCGTCTAAaattaaaagtattttggatgtatgttaatgaaattttttcagaGAAGAGTTAATTATAACTgatcataattgaaaacgaatctcagctATTGACTGCACGAATAGACGGCTGAGATTGCGTCtctccataaaaaaaaactagtatcttttaaattttaatagtaCCATTTTTTGCGTGAGACGAAATGGTAATAGCGGTGTGATGCCAAAGGCTTGCAGGGAATATGTCTTGGTTTGCTAAAAGACGTCCATTTGTTTTCATAaagttatactccctccgttccataatatttgtctAGTTCGCAAAACgatgacgtaaaaataatacaatttttgcgagaaaagttccaatttttttcaaccaTTTACTAGATGTcgaattcttttaatttatggaaaaaatttagattttgtcttgaaagaaatgcattattttttagtcctcaTTTTGCCGACCGGAcgaacattttgggacggatggagtacttcTTGTTAGTTATTCTCATACTAAATGCATATAGTTTTTGTACATAAATCCAATTTTGTATGCGTTTTACCCGTTCAACAAGAAGTCGATCATTCATTTAAgcaaaatccaaaataaaatttcattaaaagaataataaattaGTTATTGATAATAAAGTCTAATTTCTAATTGATAAGTTAGTTAAAAGACTttgaattatgtgactaaatTTAAGGGGTTGGTGAATGCAGATTTTTTACAACAAatgatgagtttttgaaaaacaaaagataaatacgaaaagttgaaaatttgtGGGGAGAGACAATGAGTAACAAATCTCTAACCACCTTGTAAATACACAAATACTACCATTTTGAATCTCCAAGATTAAAACTCTCTATTTTGGAGACATAAGATATTGTTGTAGGAGTAGTATGGTTGCAAATGCTCCAAGCAAAATAGAGAAGAATTCTATCCCTAATTTctaagaaatttttgggtaccggATGAGTGCCACGTGTTGCCAACTCAGTGCATCTGGGCTgtccattttgattttgaacggcttggatttgaaaaaagaaaaaaggagagagagagagtggagagagTGGTGGAATGAGAGGAGAGATGATTtcaatttgaaccgtccaaCATACTTTTGGATAGCCCGGATGGGCTGCTCGGGCACCACATGAGCATGGCTTAAACAAGTAAGGAGGAAACATACAAACTGAACAATTGATAGCCATCCAACCTGAACAAGCAAAGAAGCTTGAAACTCCGAGTCATCACTTCATTTGCCATCTCCGTTTCCAATTCAAGATTTATTTCCACACCAATGCATGGCCGGTCGGAAAATATTCAAATATAGAAGAACTTCTCCGGGTACAACTATTTGAGATGTGTGAATTTTTTACAAATTCGTAAACCTCAAATAAAGGGAGCAGGCCATGAGCGAAACCACCTAAATCGATAATTTATACAACCCTAAGTCTATTTATTCACTATGCCGGCACCACCTCAGGTCCCAAAGGCGATGATGACCCATCTTCCTCCACGGTCCCGCCCTGAGTTGTTTGTTTCGTTTCTTTATCCTCTTCTTGAAACCCTTGCTTGAACCTATCATAATTCGTGGGCTCACTGCTCTTAAACGGTCGCGCACCCAGTACTCGAACCAAGTCGTCTTGATGAAGGACCTCCTTCTCAAGCAACAACTCTGCGATTTTTGCAATGTGCTCTTTGTGCTCCTCTATCAGCCGTAGAGTGCGCTCGTATGCTTTTCCCACCCATTCTCTCACTTCATTGTCAATAATTGCAGCAGTCTTGCTGCTGTAAGGCTTGGTCATTTCGAAGGAATCGTCCCTTTGAGGGAAGGAGAGAAGACCTACTTTGTCGCTAAAACCGTAGACTGCCACTTGGGCATAGGTCATCTTGGTCACTTTCTCCAAGTCATTTTGGGCTCCCGTCGAAATCTTTCCCAGCAAAACCTACTCCAAAAGCATAATCAGACTTGCGAGAATAGAAAGGTTCAAACATTTACAAGTTAAGAAAATCAGGAGATCAGAAGTTCCATGCAAATATAGGTTAAACCAGAAGCACTCTTTCCACACGTCGAACCTGTGTACTGAAAATATTGTTTAATAACATTGTGGAAAATCATATTATTGCACAAAATGGTACCACTACCTACTGGATCAAATAACACACACAAATCGCACATTCCTTTAGCCGATATACGAAGAACATCACTCATGTATGAAAAGTTCCTAATGTTTTGGCAATTCAAGCAAAGCCAACTCAGAAGATTAAAGAAACAACATTCATGATACCATTTTCTTCACAAACATCAGAGTTCTTATTGCTTGAAAGGATTGCAGGGGAATCTAGGTTCTAATCAAGAGTATTGATGTCTTAAGGTGCAATACTCAATGCTAGAGATATAAGCCATGTTACTGAAAACGTAAGAAGACTTGTTTAATGTATTCATCATGGTTTTCTTGTTTGCGGCTTGGTTTTTTATGTAATAAAATATCTACAGAACTCTGATTATTGCTATTCCTATCAGTGATTACCCCAATTTCAAGATATTCGGGTAACAAAT
Coding sequences:
- the LOC131322033 gene encoding uncharacterized protein At5g02240-like; the encoded protein is MATATLVPLVPLTPSNSTLRQCPKQYSLSKSLITPTLLETPSPFSRSSRISKRDSKRLFAVSSMADLNGGTVLVTGAGGRTGQIVYRKLKERTDQYVARGLVRTEESKEKIGGADDVFVGDIRNVDSIVPAIQGIYALIILTSAVPKMKPGFDPSKGERPEFYFEDGAFPEQVDWIGQKNQIDAAKAAGVKQIVLVGSMGGTNTSNPLNSIGNGNILIWKRKAEQYLADSGIPYTIIRAGGLQDKEGGIRELLIGKDDELLQTETRTIARADVAEVCVQALQFEEAKFKAFDLASKPEGTGTPTKDFKALFAQITTRF
- the LOC131322035 gene encoding uncharacterized protein LOC131322035 isoform X3, coding for MKKMALSVYCSVLPPIPNPNSNSLQIPPIPNHKFSSCTFANNKTHNWRRRGLSVVNRSENDSDQSTSKGEISPLMPNSCRYVPTCSEYSMIAYKKYGVVKGTVLTAWRLCRCNPLGGSGFDPPRWFGEKTTLDE